Sequence from the Ereboglobus luteus genome:
GCCATCGGGCTCGGCGGTAATTCAGGAATCAGATCGTTGAAACGCTCGATCAGTCCCAAGACACGGCAGACGCGAATGAGCGCTACTAGTTGTGACGAGCCTCCGTTTTCCATCCGTTCCAATGTGCGTTTGGACACGCCCGCAAACTTCGCAAGTTGTGCTTGTGTCATATTTTCAGAGAGGCGTGTTTGCGCCAGCCTGTGCCCAAGTGTTTTGAGAATTGGTTGATCGGACATGTTTTGTTCGATTTTCATTCTTCGCACAATTTGGCGAAAAATATCATTTATGTCAATATATTCGTCAAAAAGAGCGATTTATTATCATTAACATAATTCGCTATAATTGTCGGCTTATATCGATTTATGGCATTTTTTCGCCATTTTTCGCGATTATCATAATATTGAATTAAATTTTTTCTTTTTCCAATTGGCGATTACCGGGGCTTTTTCTTGGTCGAGGGTATCGAGTCTTTTATGGTTGCCGAAATGCGCGTCGTCTTCTTTCTGCTTCTCTGCAACAGGGGAACGCTCATGTGACTCCGGTTGCGCGAAACATCAACCATGTCACTTCTCCCATTCTCAAGCCAGCTCATCGCTGATGTCGGCATTTCCTTTGGCGACGAGGGCAAAGGCCGTCTCATTCCCGAACTCGCCAGTGAACTGCGTGGCACCCCCGCCGCGGTTTCCGTGGTGCTTAAGGTCAACGGCGGCGCAAACTCCGGGCACACCGCCGCCGGCATCAAGCTCAATCTTCTGCCTGCCGGCGTCGTCGAGCGCGAAATCGCGCACTTGGCAATCGGCTGCGGGGTTGTCGCCGATCCGCGCAAGGTCTGGTGGGAGGCGCTCCCGCTTGAAAAAAAGGGCTACCCCACCCTTTCGCGCCTGCTCATCGACGAACGCGCGATGGTTTCCGACTTCACGCACCGCCTGCTTGATCTCGCGTGGGAGGATTACCGATCCAACGTTCTTCGCGAGGAGCCGCGCGGTTCCACCGGACGCGGCATCACGCCCGC
This genomic interval carries:
- a CDS encoding helix-turn-helix transcriptional regulator encodes the protein MKIEQNMSDQPILKTLGHRLAQTRLSENMTQAQLAKFAGVSKRTLERMENGGSSQLVALIRVCRVLGLIERFNDLIPELPPSPMAQLKLRGRQRKRARPRPDSARYSEPNRTAGQFLLEEPKPSNWTWGDDT